DNA sequence from the Candidatus Coatesbacteria bacterium genome:
CGGACGCCGACTTCGGCGGTCAACTCGGCCAGGATGTCGAGGACGAGCTGGGCAAACCAGGGCTGGTTACCGTAGACGGCCACCGTGGGCAGAAGGGCCGCGGCGGCGGCGCCGAAATCCAACTGGTCGCCGAGGGTCGCCGGCCCCTTCTCCAGGGCCAGCACCCCGTGCAGGGGGGCGGTGAAGGTGTCGGTTTCGACGGAACCCAGGTCACCGCAGAAGGGGGTGTAGAGCAATCGCCAGCCGTCGTCGTCCCGACGGACGGCGGGCAGCTCGTCGCTGAGCACCCGCCAGCCCTGCCCGAGCAGGTTGCGCGACAGGGTGCTCTTGCCCGCCCCGGAGACGCCGGGACAGAGGTAACCGCGACCCTCCGGCGAGACCAGACCGGCGGCGTGAAACAACAGGCCCCGGGGCGGCAGCAGCAGCATCGCCGTCCAGGGGCGCAGCACCCAGCTGATGCCGGCGGCGTGGTACATACGCAGCAGCACCCGGGCTCCCTCCGAAGTTGGGTCGAGATCGAAGGCTCGGCCGCGGATCCGGCGAACACCATCGATGACCGGATAGGTCAATTCGCCCAGGTCCGCTTCCTCCACGTCCTCCCGGGGTCCGACGGCGAACTCGAGCCGCCAGTCAGCCGGGGTTTCGCCTGGAAGAGAGGTTTGGTACCTGCGGTAGTGCTCCAGCTCGTCGGGGAGGTCCAGCCGCAGGACGCCGTCGAGGTGATGCAGCAGGAAGGGTTCAGTCATGGTTGACCTCGATGCCGGCCCGGCGCAGCAGGACGGCGGTTTCGACCAGCGGCAGACCGATGACGTTGGAGAGGGAGCCCGAGACATACTCGACGAGCCAGGAGTCCCGGGGTTCGAAGCGCCCCCGCCGATCGGCGTCGTTAATCCGATGCGGGTCGGGGAAGGCGCCCGCGGCGTCCTGGACGGCGTAGGCTCCGGCTTTATCCAGGGGCGAGCCCCCGGCGACGTAATCGGCGATCCGCCCGGCGCTCAAGGAACGCAAACGGACGGTGCTGTCGACGCGGGCCGTCCAGCGTCCGGCGCCGGCCACGCCGACGGCGACGCCGCTGGTGACGATATGCTCCCGGCCCTGAAGGGCGGCGAGCATCGCCCGGGCCGTCTCAGAGTCCAGTGGTTTGCCCAGCACGCAGCCGTCGAGCCGGACGATAGTGTCGGCGGCCAGGATAACAGTGCCGACGGGATGCCGCTCCAGGGACCATTCCAGCTTGCGTTCGGCCAGGGCGACGGCCTGACCTGGGTTGTCGTCGGGCCAGCTTTCGTCTACCGTCGTCGGCCGCACCAGGGGCTCGATCCCCAGGCCCGCCAGCAACAGCCGGCGGCGCGGGCTGGCGCTGGCCAGCACCAGCTCGGCACCGCTCGCGACAGACACTAGCCGCCCTCCCCGGCCGGCCGCTCCAGCTCATCGGCCAGCTCGGCGAACAGAGCCGCCTCGGCCAGCAGGCGCCGGGAGCCCGCGTTGTCAGGATAGGCTTCGGCGGTCAAACTGTAGGTTCGCGAGAGGTGGCGACAGAGCCGGGCCACCACGGCGGGGGGCAGGTTCTCGACGGCTTCACCGCTCTCGAGGCAGCGTCGGACGCCGGCCTCGAAGTTATCGCTGAACACGGACCAGGGGACGGTCTCATAAAAATCATCCGCCGCCAGCTCCGGCGGGACCTTGATGAGCTGCCGCAGCTCGCGCCGGTGGAGGAGCAGCTCCAGCTCCAGGGCCGTCAGATTGTTGAGCAGCTCGAGCCCCGCCCCCGGTGGGCCGAAACCCGCCTCGCCCGGCAGGGGGTCCGGGACGCTTTCCAGCTGCGGCGCCAAGGTGTACAAGTCGACCGTATCGTTGGAAAAGGCCTTCAGCAGAGCTTCCAGCTCCGCCTTATCGTCGGCGGCCAGCCGATCGAGGAGCTCCAGCCGCACCGCGGGATCCCCGCTCTGCAGCAGCCAGGCCGTGCGTTGATCGTCGGCCAGCAGGCGGTCCAGATCGGCTCCGCTGTCCGGCAGCTTCCGCAGCACCCGGTAGGCCAGGTCCACCTCCCGGGGGCCGCCAATCAGACCGCTCTCGACGACGCCCTCCCGGGCCGCGTTACCCGCGGCCTCGAGGACCTCGACACCGGCGGCCAGCAGCTCGACGTTGTTGGGGCGGCGCTGCATCAGCTCCAGCACCGGGCCGACGGCGGCTTCGCCCTGACTACGCAGCTCCTCGACGACGCGGCGCCGCACAGCCTCGTCTGTGTCCTGCAGCCCCAGGACCAGGATCTCGACGATGCCGCGCTCGGAGAGCTCCCGGGCCGCCTCGAGACGCTGATTGCGGGAACCGTAGAGCAGCTCGGCCTCCAACTCCTCGACGTCGGCGCCGCAGCCGGCGTACAACAGAAACACCGCGACTGAGAAAACGGGGATGATCCAGTACTGTCGTTTATCCTTCATGGCCCTTTGGGTTCGTAGTGGCGGGGCGTTTCCAACCGGCGATGCCGAGGCGGGTGACCGTTGAAGCCCCGTTAGCTCGCCCGGAGTCGGGGCGCGGCCCGCCGCCGGAACTGGCACGGTTTTTGCATCTCGGCGCCCCTCGGCGCGGCGGCGAGGGTCCGCCTCCGCAAAAACCGTGCCAGTTCCGGCGGGCCGTGCTGCGCGGTGTTGCAGGGACGAGTGTTCAACGGTCGCCCGCCGCGGGTTATCAGCCCGCGGCGGCGTGGTGATCGGCCGCGGGGGATTCGAGTTCGGGATTGAGCGGGCGGCGGCGGGACCAGAGGTGCAACAGCAGGGCCAGGGGGGCGTAAAGGACGAGGGTGCGCACCCCCCACATGAAGCCCATCGTCAGTCCGCCTTCGAGGGGCATCCAGGCCAGGGAGACCGCCGAGACCACGGCGCCGAGGAGGGCGCCCGCCGGTGGGGTGATCCAGCTCAGGCCCCAGGCCGTCGCCGCCGCCAGCAAGCACCAACCGACGATAGCGGCCTCGGCCCCTTCGAAGACCAGGCGGGAGAGGGGCAGCCAAGCGGCCAGCCAGCCGGGGAAGAGCTGGGCCAGCAGAAAGAGGATCAGCCCGGAGAAGACGGCGCCGATCAGGGTGGCGCCGAGGTGGCCGCGCGGCCGGTTGCTTTCCCGCCGGCGCAACAGGGCGAAGACGGTCAGGGCGCTGAGGTTGCGCAGGGCGCCGTGCAGGAGCTCGGCCAGGGCGCCGGGAAAGTCGAAGCGGTGGGTGAAAAGGAAGAACAGGGCGGGGACGAGACCCAGGGCCAGGGCCCAGCGGTAGAGGTCACGGACCGGGGCGTGTTCGCGGGTCTGGGGAGGGGTGTCGGCCATCGGAGCGTCTCTAGTCGTCGGCCGCGACCGCCGCGGGCTCGGTCGGTCGGTGTCGCCACCAGACGGCGAAGACGGCGGGGAGGTAGCTGACCAGGACGGTCAGACCCTGCTCCCAGACGTCGGCGGCGTAGCGGTACTCGACCGGGGTGGTGTAGTAGAAGAAGGCGGTCACCGCGCCGACGGCCACCAGGAACAGGCCCCAGAAGCCGACGGCCTTGCCTTTTGAGATGTCCCAGCCCACGCCGACGAGAATACCGACCATGGCGCCCAGGATCAGCATGTTGATCAGCAGGCGGCCGTTGAAGTCGATCAGGCCCCAGGGCAGGCCGTAGAGCCATCCGACGAGGTATCCGGCTCCGTTGCCCGCCGCCAGACAGACGCCCATCGTCGAGGGCAGCTTCTTCAGCCGAACCAGGATCGGCGGGAAGAGCAGTTGGGCGACGAAATAGAAGGCGGCGAAGCTGAGGTAATCGCCGAGCTGGGCGACGAAGGGTCCGGGGGAGTGGCCGTAGAGGTGGTCGGTGAGCCAGGTGGCGCCGAGGGCGACGAGGGCGGCGCCGGCGGCCCAGGCCAGGTAGGCGGGCCACTGGCGGATCAGCTTGACGGGCTGTTCACTTTTCGCGGTCATCGGCTCGCTTCAGGAGAGGGCGGCGCAGCCCAGGGCCACGGCGATGGAGAGGAACTTGGTCTGCGGGCTGTCGGCCCGGCTGGGCAGGATCACCGGTGCCGCGGCCCCGACGACCACGGCCCCGGCCCGGGCGCCGACGAAGTAGGTGAAGGCCTTGTACAGGACGTTGGCGGCCTCGATGTCGGGACAGAGCAGGATATCGGCGTCGCCGGCGACCTCGCTGTCGATGCCCTTGATGCGGGCGGATTCGGCGGAAACGGCGTTGTCGAAGGCCAGGGGTCCGTCGACGACGCAGTCCCCCAATTGGCCCCGGCGGCTCATCACGGCCAGGGCGGCGGCGTCGCCGGTGCAGGGCATGGCCGGCAGGTTGACCTTCTCGACGGCGGCCAGGGCGGCCACCTTGGGGCGTTCGCAGCCCAGGGCGGCGGCCAGGCCGACGGCGTTGTTGACGATATCCACCTTGGCGGTCAGATCGGGACGGATGTTCAGCGCGGCGTCGGTGAGGTAGAGCAGTTGGTGGTAGGCCGGGATCTCGGCCACCATCACGTGGGACAGCAGGCGGCCGGTGCGCAGTCCGTGGGCCTCGTCGAGGACGGCGCGCAGGAAGACCTTGGTCGAGCAGCCGCCCTTCATCACCGCTTCGGCTTCACCCGCGCCGACGGCGGCGGCGGCGCGGGCGGCGGCTTCGGCGCCCCGGGCCTCGATCAGCTCGAAGGATGACAGGTCGACCCCGGCCTCCTCGGCCAGGCGTTGGGTCTCTTCGAGCTCACCGAAGAGGACGGCCTCGGCGATGCTCTCCTCGTGGGCCCGGGCCACCGCCTGGAGGGTGACCGTATTCTCCGAGCCCGCCACGGCCAGGCGGCGCGAAGGCTCTTCCTTGACCCGCTCGACCAGTTGATCCAGGTTTTCGAAACGCATTGAACCGCTCCTTCACCGCGGTGTTCGAGGTACTTCTTATCGTTAAGACTGATTCTAGTCCCGCTCGCCGGGGATATAGGAGTGGGACAGGGAGGCGATGGCCTCGATCCGGCGGCGGGCGAGGCGTTCGGCGGCCTCGATGGTCGAGATTCCCTCGGCCTCGGAGAGCTCGAAGACGTTGTTCAGGCGTTCGCCGATGCGGCGGTTCATGGCGAAGACCCAATCCTCGGGCCGTCTCTCCAGCTCGCCGACCACGCTGATCAACCCGCCGGAGTTGACGATGAAGTCCGGGGCGTAGAGGATGTCGCGCTCGGCCAGTTGGTCGTCATCGGTGAAGCCCGGAGCGACCTGGGCGTTGGCGGCGCCGCAGACGATGCGACCGGCCAGCTTCTCGAGGTAGGGGGCGTCGATGAAGCCGCCGCGACCGCAGGGGCAGAAGACGTCGACGTCGGTCGCGATCAGCTCCTCGGCATCCAGGGGGGTCAAGCCGGGGTTGGTCTCGACGATTCGCCGTTGGCGGGCCTCGTTGTGGTCGTGGATGAAGACCTCGCCGCCGGCCTCGCTCAGGGCGGCGGCCAGCAGGGAGCCCACGGCGCCGACGCCCTGGACGGCGAAGCGGCGGCCGGCCAGGCCCGTCGTATGACCGCGGCGCTCCAGGCA
Encoded proteins:
- a CDS encoding bifunctional enoyl-CoA hydratase/phosphate acetyltransferase; protein product: MRFENLDQLVERVKEEPSRRLAVAGSENTVTLQAVARAHEESIAEAVLFGELEETQRLAEEAGVDLSSFELIEARGAEAAARAAAAVGAGEAEAVMKGGCSTKVFLRAVLDEAHGLRTGRLLSHVMVAEIPAYHQLLYLTDAALNIRPDLTAKVDIVNNAVGLAAALGCERPKVAALAAVEKVNLPAMPCTGDAAALAVMSRRGQLGDCVVDGPLAFDNAVSAESARIKGIDSEVAGDADILLCPDIEAANVLYKAFTYFVGARAGAVVVGAAAPVILPSRADSPQTKFLSIAVALGCAALS
- a CDS encoding septum formation inhibitor Maf (Maf; overexpression in Bacillus subtilis inhibits septation in the dividing cell), translated to MSVASGAELVLASASPRRRLLLAGLGIEPLVRPTTVDESWPDDNPGQAVALAERKLEWSLERHPVGTVILAADTIVRLDGCVLGKPLDSETARAMLAALQGREHIVTSGVAVGVAGAGRWTARVDSTVRLRSLSAGRIADYVAGGSPLDKAGAYAVQDAAGAFPDPHRINDADRRGRFEPRDSWLVEYVSGSLSNVIGLPLVETAVLLRRAGIEVNHD
- a CDS encoding leucine dehydrogenase; translation: MEIFRSLETADHEQVAFCSNPGVGLRAICCVHQTTLGPAIAGIRARDYSDEDEALTDALVLSEQLTHKAAAAEVNYGGGQVVLLDQPAAERREAAFRALGRFIQTLGGRLIGAPDVGLTALDLGYVATETDYVAGRSLFAGSYDPSAVTADGVLAAIEVCLERRGHTTGLAGRRFAVQGVGAVGSLLAAALSEAGGEVFIHDHNEARQRRIVETNPGLTPLDAEELIATDVDVFCPCGRGGFIDAPYLEKLAGRIVCGAANAQVAPGFTDDDQLAERDILYAPDFIVNSGGLISVVGELERRPEDWVFAMNRRIGERLNNVFELSEAEGISTIEAAERLARRRIEAIASLSHSYIPGERD